The following coding sequences are from one Streptomyces sp. NBC_01232 window:
- a CDS encoding cytochrome P450 translates to MTWHDDQARRDELYRDPYPLYDRARRTEGLTYVPEFDAWLVARDADVREVLLRAEDFSSANALLPDVPLSEAALGVLQRGFGPRPTVVSSDGAAHRRHRAPLNRGLSAARVAALLPYARTCAQELVDGFAADGAAELVEAYARQLPGMVVGRLIGLDPADVPAAVHGGYRAEELLFRPLSPKGQVAAAEDVVALQHLLDGYVRDRRDHPRDDMCSTMVAALAPGDAELTLEQRHELVTSLQNLLIAGFLTASALIGTMLMHLLGDRRQWQLLRADPSLVPAAVEEAVRHDTAIQAFRRTTTRPVTLAGTKLPAGAAVLVAYGSANRDGERYERAGEFDITRPGNRQHVAFGYGPHGCPGSQLAREQLRLTLELFVRRMPDLRLDRARPRPRMRPTLIHRSPQALHVTW, encoded by the coding sequence GTGACGTGGCACGACGACCAGGCGCGGCGTGACGAGCTGTACCGCGACCCGTATCCGCTCTACGACCGCGCCCGCAGGACCGAGGGGCTGACGTACGTGCCCGAGTTCGACGCGTGGCTGGTGGCGCGTGACGCGGACGTACGGGAAGTGCTGCTGCGCGCGGAGGACTTCTCCTCGGCCAACGCCCTCCTGCCGGACGTCCCGCTCTCCGAGGCGGCGCTCGGCGTCCTGCAGCGTGGGTTCGGACCCCGGCCCACCGTCGTGTCCTCCGACGGAGCTGCCCACCGCCGGCACCGGGCCCCGCTGAACCGGGGACTGTCCGCCGCCCGGGTGGCGGCGCTGCTCCCGTACGCCCGCACCTGCGCGCAGGAGTTGGTGGACGGCTTCGCGGCGGACGGGGCCGCGGAGTTGGTGGAGGCGTACGCCCGGCAGTTACCCGGGATGGTGGTCGGACGGCTGATCGGGCTCGACCCCGCCGACGTGCCCGCGGCAGTACACGGCGGCTACCGGGCCGAGGAACTGCTGTTCCGTCCCCTGTCGCCAAAGGGGCAGGTCGCCGCCGCCGAGGACGTGGTCGCGCTCCAGCACCTGCTCGACGGGTACGTCCGCGACCGGCGCGACCACCCCCGGGACGACATGTGCTCGACCATGGTGGCCGCCCTGGCCCCCGGTGACGCCGAGCTCACGCTCGAACAGCGTCACGAACTGGTGACGAGCCTGCAGAACCTGCTGATCGCCGGATTCCTCACCGCGAGCGCCCTCATCGGCACCATGCTGATGCACCTGCTCGGCGACCGGCGGCAGTGGCAGCTGCTACGCGCCGATCCGTCCCTGGTACCGGCGGCGGTGGAGGAAGCCGTCCGGCACGACACGGCCATCCAGGCCTTCCGCCGGACCACCACCCGGCCGGTCACGCTCGCCGGAACGAAACTGCCCGCAGGGGCCGCCGTGCTGGTCGCGTACGGTTCGGCCAACCGCGACGGTGAACGATACGAACGAGCAGGTGAGTTCGACATCACCCGGCCCGGGAACCGGCAGCACGTCGCCTTCGGGTACGGGCCCCACGGCTGCCCCGGTTCCCAGCTGGCCCGCGAGCAACTCCGTCTGACACTGGAGCTGTTCGTCCGCCGCATGCCGGATCTGCGACTGGACCGGGCCCGTCCACGGCCCCGGATGCGGCCCACGCTGATCCACCGCTCACCGCAGGCCCTGCACGTCACCTGGTGA
- a CDS encoding serine/threonine-protein kinase — MGSAPSAGFFQPLKADDPAVVGGYRLAAVLGAGGMGKVYLSYTPGGRPIAIKVIRPEFSEDPEFRRRFQQEVRSAERVQGLYTAPVIDSDTEGAQPWLATAYVPGPSLAHAVARHGALPVRSVLLLTVGVAEALHVIHGAGIVHRDLKPANVLLASDGPRVIDFGIARAADSTALTSTGVSVGTPAFMAPEQASAGTVTPATDVFALGQIAAFTAIGASVFGDGPSHAVLYRIVHEDPDLSALPEELRPVVTRCLSRDPADRPTLTEVIELCNAASEAPLRQGEDWLPQAVAGSITERLQLPAPAPTPPPQPPTVAPTAPAAQAPAPTPTPTEVSPQSPPAPAAAPGFTPTGVAAAPTQAAPAPRPPAPGAPGTVPPGYRTPPPYAQPSYPQPQAQPQPQYNQPPYTQPTYTPGHSTPPPFHTQGFAPGPPAPPRPRRTGLIVIGTVAAAVVGLVVLGSLLPDGTGKGGGDKASGGGSSSGSSQQRPDPQPVSYQGIEMPQNHQLMFADNPPRPAEEPTGAGVLYGHGDLFYYRDTLFGDEKFGTANGKLVLLNNSEKGSLETCRSVTRFTEKLGLDQLTDGSQVCVLSKAGHITLATFRSRSGAKDETRFITVDLTVWRNADDAAKK, encoded by the coding sequence ATGGGCAGTGCACCTTCCGCCGGCTTCTTCCAGCCGCTCAAGGCGGACGACCCGGCCGTCGTGGGCGGCTACCGCCTGGCGGCCGTGCTGGGCGCGGGCGGCATGGGCAAGGTCTATCTCTCCTACACGCCGGGCGGCCGGCCCATCGCCATCAAGGTGATCCGGCCCGAGTTCAGTGAGGACCCCGAGTTCCGGCGGCGCTTCCAGCAGGAGGTACGGTCCGCGGAACGGGTCCAGGGGCTCTACACGGCACCGGTCATCGACTCGGACACCGAGGGCGCCCAGCCCTGGCTGGCCACGGCCTACGTACCCGGCCCCTCGCTCGCCCACGCCGTGGCCCGGCACGGCGCCCTGCCGGTGCGCAGCGTGCTGCTGCTGACCGTCGGGGTCGCCGAGGCCCTGCATGTCATCCACGGCGCGGGCATCGTGCATCGCGACCTCAAGCCCGCCAATGTGCTGCTCGCCTCGGACGGCCCGCGCGTGATCGATTTCGGCATCGCCCGGGCCGCCGACTCCACCGCCCTGACCAGTACGGGCGTCAGTGTCGGCACCCCGGCCTTCATGGCCCCCGAACAGGCCTCGGCCGGCACGGTCACCCCGGCCACCGATGTCTTCGCCCTCGGGCAGATCGCGGCCTTCACCGCCATCGGGGCGTCCGTCTTCGGCGACGGGCCCTCGCACGCGGTGCTCTACCGGATCGTGCACGAGGACCCCGACCTCAGCGCCCTGCCCGAGGAGCTGCGGCCGGTGGTGACCCGCTGCCTCAGCCGCGACCCGGCCGACCGGCCGACCCTGACCGAGGTCATCGAGCTGTGCAACGCGGCCTCGGAGGCCCCGCTGCGCCAGGGCGAGGACTGGCTGCCGCAGGCCGTCGCCGGTTCCATCACCGAGCGTTTGCAGCTGCCGGCACCGGCGCCCACCCCGCCGCCGCAGCCACCGACGGTCGCGCCGACGGCCCCTGCGGCTCAGGCTCCGGCTCCGACTCCGACTCCGACCGAGGTCTCGCCGCAGTCCCCTCCGGCGCCCGCCGCCGCGCCCGGGTTCACGCCGACCGGTGTGGCCGCAGCGCCGACGCAGGCGGCTCCGGCTCCGCGGCCTCCCGCGCCGGGAGCTCCGGGGACCGTGCCGCCGGGTTACCGGACGCCGCCCCCGTACGCGCAGCCTTCGTACCCGCAGCCGCAGGCGCAGCCGCAGCCGCAGTACAACCAACCCCCGTACACGCAGCCCACGTACACCCCGGGCCACAGCACGCCGCCGCCGTTCCACACCCAGGGCTTCGCTCCCGGTCCGCCCGCTCCGCCGCGCCCCAGGCGGACGGGGCTGATCGTCATCGGCACGGTCGCAGCGGCGGTCGTAGGGCTCGTGGTCCTCGGGTCCCTGCTGCCGGACGGCACCGGCAAGGGCGGCGGCGACAAGGCGTCCGGCGGCGGTTCCTCTTCGGGCAGCTCGCAGCAGCGGCCCGACCCGCAGCCGGTCTCGTACCAGGGCATCGAGATGCCCCAGAACCACCAGCTGATGTTCGCGGACAACCCGCCGCGCCCGGCCGAGGAGCCGACCGGCGCCGGGGTGCTCTACGGGCACGGGGACCTCTTCTACTACCGGGACACCCTGTTCGGGGACGAGAAGTTCGGCACCGCGAACGGCAAGCTCGTCCTGCTGAACAACTCCGAGAAGGGCTCCCTGGAGACCTGCCGTTCCGTGACCCGCTTCACCGAGAAGCTCGGGCTCGACCAGCTCACGGACGGGTCGCAGGTCTGCGTGCTGAGCAAGGCCGGCCACATCACGCTGGCGACCTTCCGCAGCAGGTCGGGCGCGAAGGACGAGACCAGGTTCATCACCGTCGACCTGACGGTCTGGCGCAATGCCGACGACGCGGCGAAGAAGTAG
- a CDS encoding EF-hand domain-containing protein produces MSEKARRLFDALDLDQDGTLTRAEVIGALRSKGPTLAAQGAIPFWGVGDTHESSALFDAADQNGDRMLTFEEFAAVVNRRFGW; encoded by the coding sequence ATGAGTGAGAAGGCCCGGCGCCTGTTCGATGCCCTCGACCTCGACCAGGACGGCACTCTGACCCGCGCCGAGGTCATCGGGGCCCTGCGCTCCAAGGGTCCGACCCTCGCGGCGCAGGGGGCGATCCCCTTCTGGGGCGTCGGGGACACCCACGAATCCTCGGCCCTCTTCGACGCGGCCGACCAGAACGGCGACCGCATGCTGACGTTCGAGGAGTTCGCGGCCGTGGTCAACCGCCGCTTCGGCTGGTAG
- a CDS encoding rhodanese-like domain-containing protein: MSVPTLLDVSQAHPRLRALTVVDVRTPGEFASGHLPDAVNVPLDRLTRSLPELRRAAARRPLLVVCASGARSENAAEALASHGIPASSLTGGTQAWTAEGHGLQYPEGSRARTVWAMERQVRFAAGVTVLLGLALAQLLHPALALLSAAIGGGLVFSALTNTCGMAVVLGRLPFNRRGSGSHP; encoded by the coding sequence ATGAGCGTTCCCACCCTCCTCGACGTCAGCCAGGCCCACCCGCGGCTGCGCGCACTGACCGTCGTCGACGTCCGCACCCCGGGCGAGTTCGCGTCCGGCCATCTGCCGGACGCCGTCAACGTCCCCCTCGACCGCCTCACACGGAGCCTGCCGGAGCTTCGGCGGGCCGCCGCACGCAGGCCCCTGCTCGTGGTGTGCGCCTCCGGTGCCCGATCGGAGAACGCCGCCGAAGCCCTGGCCTCCCACGGCATCCCCGCGTCGAGCCTCACGGGCGGTACCCAGGCCTGGACCGCCGAGGGCCACGGGCTCCAGTACCCGGAGGGCTCCCGCGCACGGACCGTCTGGGCGATGGAACGCCAGGTCCGCTTCGCCGCGGGCGTCACCGTGCTGCTCGGCCTGGCCCTCGCGCAGCTCCTCCACCCCGCGCTCGCACTGCTGTCCGCGGCGATCGGGGGCGGCCTGGTCTTCTCCGCGCTCACCAACACCTGCGGGATGGCGGTCGTACTCGGCAGGCTGCCCTTCAACCGCCGGGGGTCCGGGAGCCATCCATGA
- a CDS encoding ferritin-like domain-containing protein, whose protein sequence is MIKIEYGAWVREFEAERERRAAVGDPDWGKGAQLSPEIVRSIQKFQVGEDGDGSALCGKADLAGDPVYSEAVRLFIAEEQNHARMLKLLLAAGGADTLDGHWSDAALVRVRRLLGLRVELLVLMIAEVVALGYYRALRDGAADPLISEVAGRILADEERHVPFHCLRLREGLAGLPRPARRAVTAGWRGLLGAAAALVAVDHGPALRALGVGRGAFVAQTLRSSGWMARAMSGGPVPAPAGAGLGAGV, encoded by the coding sequence ATGATCAAAATTGAGTACGGGGCATGGGTGCGCGAGTTCGAGGCAGAGCGGGAGCGCCGAGCGGCCGTGGGCGACCCCGACTGGGGGAAGGGTGCGCAGCTGTCGCCCGAGATCGTCCGCAGCATCCAGAAGTTCCAGGTCGGCGAGGACGGCGACGGCTCCGCGCTCTGCGGCAAGGCCGACCTCGCGGGTGATCCGGTCTACTCCGAGGCGGTCCGGCTCTTCATTGCCGAGGAACAGAACCACGCGCGGATGCTGAAGCTGCTGCTGGCGGCCGGCGGGGCCGACACCCTCGACGGGCACTGGAGCGACGCCGCCCTCGTCCGGGTCCGGCGGCTGCTCGGGCTGCGGGTGGAGCTGCTGGTGCTGATGATCGCCGAGGTGGTGGCCCTGGGCTACTACCGGGCCCTGCGCGACGGCGCCGCCGACCCGCTGATCTCCGAGGTCGCGGGCCGGATCCTGGCGGACGAGGAGCGGCACGTGCCCTTCCACTGCCTGCGCCTGCGGGAGGGGCTCGCGGGACTGCCCCGGCCCGCCCGCCGGGCGGTGACGGCAGGGTGGCGCGGACTGCTCGGCGCCGCCGCCGCCCTGGTCGCAGTGGACCACGGACCGGCGCTGCGGGCCCTCGGGGTGGGCCGCGGCGCGTTCGTCGCGCAGACCCTGCGCTCCTCCGGGTGGATGGCCCGCGCGATGTCGGGCGGCCCGGTTCCCGCCCCGGCGGGTGCGGGGCTGGGGGCGGGCGTCTGA
- a CDS encoding deoxynucleoside kinase has product MPVICVGGMIGIGKTSVAELIAKELGSEVFYESVDDNPILPLFYTASPEEIQAKRYPFLLQLYFLQTRFASIKEAYKQGDNVLDRSIYEDWYFAKVNHDLGRISSLEMRVYEGLLNEMMREIDGLPYRKAPDLMVYLKADFETVLHRIGLRGRDFEQDKGLVDYYRTLWSGYDDWVHKHYSASEVLVIDMNHTDVVHNPEDAARVVQEVKDTLAAVARRA; this is encoded by the coding sequence ATGCCAGTGATCTGCGTCGGAGGCATGATCGGCATCGGCAAGACCAGTGTGGCCGAGCTGATCGCCAAGGAGCTGGGCAGCGAGGTCTTCTACGAGAGCGTGGACGACAACCCGATCCTCCCGCTCTTCTACACGGCGAGCCCCGAGGAGATCCAGGCGAAGCGCTACCCCTTCCTGCTCCAGCTCTACTTCCTGCAGACGCGGTTCGCCTCGATCAAGGAGGCGTACAAGCAGGGCGACAACGTCCTCGACCGGTCCATCTACGAGGACTGGTACTTCGCCAAGGTCAATCACGACCTGGGCCGGATCAGCTCCCTCGAGATGCGGGTGTACGAGGGGCTGCTCAACGAGATGATGCGCGAGATCGACGGCCTGCCGTACCGCAAGGCCCCCGACCTCATGGTCTATCTGAAGGCGGACTTCGAGACGGTGCTGCACCGCATCGGGCTGCGGGGCCGCGATTTCGAACAGGACAAGGGTCTCGTCGACTACTACCGGACGCTGTGGTCGGGCTACGACGACTGGGTGCACAAGCACTACTCGGCCAGCGAGGTCCTCGTCATCGACATGAACCACACGGATGTGGTGCACAACCCCGAGGACGCCGCCCGCGTGGTGCAGGAGGTCAAGGACACCCTGGCGGCAGTCGCACGCCGGGCCTGA